In a genomic window of Tissierella sp. Yu-01:
- a CDS encoding bifunctional (p)ppGpp synthetase/guanosine-3',5'-bis(diphosphate) 3'-pyrophosphohydrolase, with protein sequence MLDKLISKIKQYNSKADVDLITRSYHFANNAHEGQLRNSGEKYIIHPVHVALILAELNMDTATIAAGLLHDVIEDTSITYENMVSEFGEEVADLVDGVTKLKKLQYKTKQENQAENLRKMVLAMANDIRVIIVKLADRLHNMRTLEYMTEEKKREKAIETLEIYAPIAHRLGISKIKWELEDLSLRYLDPENYYDLVDRVSKRRREREAYILNIINILYEKLDEMDIHCEISGRPKNFYSIYKKMYNQGKEFEQIFDLTAVRILVDNIKDCYGALGIVHTLWKPLPGRFKDYIAMPKPNMYQSLHTTVIGNEGEIFEVQIRTYEMHRTAEYGIAAHWKYKEGYAKTNSFDDKLTWLRQLLEWQADLKDPREFMETLKIDFFTDEVFVFTPKGDVINLPDGSTPIDFAYRVHTAVGNNCVGAKVDGRIVPLNYKLKNGNIVEVITTANGSGPSRDWLKIVKSTQAKNKIRQWFKQKDRDFNISKGKELLEKEIKRLGYKPSDILKDEWIKNTATKISINSIDDLYSSLGYGSVTLNQVIGKLKEYYKEFFKVTDENLFVETKIQQPQQKKSSKQTQGIVVKGVDNIKVRFSKCCNPVPGDEIVGFITRGRGVSIHRTDCPNIKYSDDGAERLIDVQWDFQKKASYSAEIQIKGIDRPGFLAEVASRVTESDIGLLSLNARTNKERIVSINMTLEIHDIEQLKDLMRKLRKIKNVTDVYRVTA encoded by the coding sequence ATGCTAGATAAATTAATTTCAAAAATTAAACAATATAATTCGAAGGCTGATGTTGATTTAATAACAAGGTCATATCACTTTGCTAATAATGCTCATGAAGGACAATTAAGAAATTCAGGTGAAAAATATATTATTCACCCAGTTCATGTTGCTTTAATATTAGCAGAATTAAATATGGATACAGCTACAATAGCTGCTGGACTTCTTCATGACGTAATAGAAGATACTAGTATTACTTATGAAAATATGGTATCGGAATTTGGGGAAGAAGTTGCAGATTTAGTAGATGGTGTAACAAAGTTAAAAAAACTTCAGTATAAGACAAAGCAAGAAAACCAGGCAGAGAATCTTAGAAAAATGGTACTTGCAATGGCAAATGATATTAGAGTTATAATAGTTAAATTAGCTGATAGACTTCATAATATGAGAACTCTAGAATATATGACTGAAGAAAAGAAAAGGGAAAAGGCCATAGAAACATTAGAAATATATGCGCCTATAGCTCATCGTTTAGGGATTTCAAAAATTAAATGGGAGTTAGAGGATCTTTCATTAAGGTATTTAGATCCTGAAAATTATTATGACTTAGTTGACAGGGTATCAAAACGTCGCCGTGAAAGAGAAGCTTATATATTAAATATAATAAATATTTTATATGAAAAATTAGATGAAATGGATATACATTGTGAAATAAGTGGTAGACCTAAGAATTTTTATAGTATTTATAAGAAAATGTATAATCAAGGCAAGGAATTCGAGCAAATATTTGATTTAACTGCTGTAAGAATTCTAGTAGATAATATAAAAGACTGCTATGGTGCACTTGGTATTGTTCATACACTTTGGAAGCCATTGCCAGGCAGATTTAAAGATTATATAGCAATGCCGAAACCTAATATGTACCAATCTTTGCATACAACTGTGATTGGTAATGAGGGTGAGATCTTTGAGGTGCAAATAAGGACTTATGAGATGCATAGAACCGCAGAATATGGGATTGCAGCTCATTGGAAGTATAAAGAAGGTTATGCTAAAACCAACAGCTTCGACGATAAACTTACTTGGTTAAGGCAGCTATTAGAATGGCAGGCTGATTTGAAAGATCCTAGAGAGTTTATGGAGACTTTAAAGATAGATTTCTTTACCGATGAAGTATTTGTATTTACACCTAAGGGTGATGTCATAAATTTACCTGATGGATCTACACCAATAGATTTTGCATATAGAGTTCATACAGCAGTCGGAAATAATTGTGTAGGAGCCAAGGTAGATGGTAGGATTGTACCTTTAAATTATAAGCTTAAGAATGGTAATATCGTTGAGGTAATAACGACTGCTAATGGAAGTGGTCCAAGTCGAGACTGGCTTAAGATAGTAAAAAGTACACAGGCTAAAAATAAAATTAGGCAATGGTTTAAACAAAAAGATAGAGATTTCAATATTTCAAAGGGTAAAGAACTATTAGAAAAAGAGATAAAAAGACTAGGTTATAAACCGAGTGATATATTGAAGGATGAATGGATAAAGAATACTGCCACGAAAATAAGTATTAATTCTATTGATGATCTATATTCTTCTTTAGGTTATGGTAGTGTTACCCTAAATCAAGTTATTGGGAAATTAAAAGAGTACTATAAAGAATTTTTTAAAGTTACAGATGAAAACTTATTTGTTGAAACTAAAATACAACAGCCTCAACAAAAGAAATCTAGTAAACAAACTCAAGGGATTGTTGTTAAAGGTGTCGATAATATTAAAGTAAGGTTTTCTAAGTGCTGCAACCCAGTTCCTGGAGATGAAATAGTTGGTTTTATAACTAGAGGACGTGGAGTTTCTATTCATAGAACAGATTGTCCAAATATTAAATATAGTGATGATGGTGCAGAAAGATTAATCGATGTTCAATGGGATTTCCAAAAAAAAGCTTCTTATAGTGCTGAAATTCAAATTAAAGGTATTGATAGACCAGGATTCTTAGCAGAAGTAGCCTCTAGAGTAACTGAATCAGATATAGGATTATTATCACTCAATGCTAGAACTAATAAAGAAAGAATTGTGAGCATAAATATGACTTTGGAAATTCATGATATTGAGCAATTAAAGGATTTAATGAGAAAACTAAGAAAAATTAAAAATGTTACAGATGTATATAGGGTAACGGCTTAG
- the recJ gene encoding single-stranded-DNA-specific exonuclease RecJ, which translates to MEKWFIRNKNYDYRKISKQFGVSEILAKLLVNRDIIDDSKIDLFLNPQMKRLNNPECMKDLVKGANIIIDKIKQQNRIRIVGDYDVDGVMSVYILYKGLKTLGADVDYVIPDRVLDGYGINIEIIDMAYSDGIDTIITCDNGISAIEQINHAKELGLTVIVTDHHDIPYKEENEGKTYLSSNADAIINPKQMECDFPEKNLCGASIAYRLIMYLYDILNKSSVKDDFLEFIAIATICDVVDLIGENRIIVKNGLKALNNTNNIGLKALFDLCDIKDRDIGVYHVGFIIGPTINASGRLDSALHALELLLTDDIQEAYEKAKELRDLNDERKDMTLMGVERIVKQIETSSIINDNVIVVYDPEIHESIAGIIAGRIKEKYNKPTIVLTNGNEGVKGSARSIEGYNMYEELSKCKGILKKFGGHPMAAGLSLDSGDINNLRNAINDCCSLTDEDLIPKIYIDMELPIEYINFKIIEEIKILEPFGMGNSKPLFGAKGLKIQKAMLLGSKKNVLKLILISPHKGQRIEGLLFNDAESFIDNLTDKYGKHQFEKILNGIENNINVDILYYPDINEYMGNVTIQVIISSYRFR; encoded by the coding sequence TCCAGAATGTATGAAGGATTTAGTAAAAGGTGCAAATATAATTATAGATAAGATAAAGCAGCAAAATAGAATAAGAATAGTTGGGGATTATGATGTAGACGGTGTTATGTCAGTATATATACTATATAAAGGACTAAAAACCTTGGGTGCCGATGTGGATTATGTAATACCTGACAGAGTTTTAGATGGTTATGGCATTAATATAGAAATAATAGACATGGCATACTCAGATGGTATAGATACCATAATAACATGTGATAATGGCATTTCAGCAATAGAACAAATAAACCATGCTAAAGAATTGGGTTTAACAGTTATTGTAACCGATCACCATGATATTCCATATAAAGAAGAAAATGAAGGAAAAACATATCTTTCTTCAAATGCTGATGCTATAATTAATCCAAAGCAGATGGAATGTGATTTTCCTGAGAAAAATCTATGTGGTGCAAGTATAGCTTATAGATTAATCATGTATCTATATGATATTCTTAATAAATCTAGTGTTAAAGACGATTTTTTGGAGTTTATTGCCATTGCTACAATTTGTGATGTAGTTGATTTAATTGGAGAAAATCGAATAATTGTAAAGAATGGACTAAAAGCTTTAAACAACACTAACAATATAGGTTTAAAGGCATTATTTGACCTTTGTGACATAAAAGATAGAGATATTGGGGTATATCATGTTGGATTTATAATAGGCCCTACTATTAATGCATCAGGACGATTAGACTCAGCCTTACATGCACTGGAGCTTCTTTTGACTGATGATATTCAGGAGGCATATGAAAAGGCAAAAGAATTAAGGGACTTAAATGATGAAAGAAAAGACATGACTTTAATGGGTGTAGAAAGAATAGTTAAACAAATTGAGACATCAAGTATAATAAATGATAATGTCATAGTCGTATATGATCCTGAAATTCACGAAAGTATAGCTGGTATTATTGCAGGTAGAATAAAAGAAAAGTATAACAAACCAACTATAGTACTTACAAATGGTAATGAAGGTGTTAAAGGTTCTGCAAGATCCATAGAAGGATATAATATGTATGAAGAATTATCAAAATGTAAGGGAATTTTGAAAAAATTTGGCGGGCATCCTATGGCAGCAGGTCTATCTTTAGATAGTGGAGACATCAACAACCTTAGAAATGCTATTAATGATTGTTGTAGTCTTACTGATGAAGATTTGATTCCTAAAATTTATATTGATATGGAACTCCCAATTGAATATATTAATTTTAAAATAATTGAAGAGATTAAAATCCTGGAACCATTCGGAATGGGAAATTCCAAACCTTTATTTGGTGCTAAGGGATTAAAAATTCAAAAAGCAATGCTTTTAGGTTCGAAAAAAAATGTACTTAAACTAATCTTAATTTCTCCACACAAGGGACAGAGAATTGAAGGACTACTTTTTAATGATGCAGAATCCTTTATTGATAATTTAACTGATAAATATGGTAAACATCAATTTGAGAAAATATTAAATGGTATAGAAAACAATATAAATGTAGATATTCTATATTATCCAGATATAAATGAATACATGGGAAATGTCACGATTCAAGTAATAATAAGCAGTTATAGATTTAGATAG